Genomic DNA from Corticium candelabrum chromosome 5, ooCorCand1.1, whole genome shotgun sequence:
TAGTCGGGAGAGAGGGGGTTATAGTGGAAACATCTGGGCACCAACCTACCAGGTAAAAATAGACGAGGATAATCTCGACACGTCTTCAAAAATGAAGTCTGGTTCAATTAGAGTCGGATGTATTGCTGGACTGAAGTTTCACATCACTTCAACGCACGTTTGCTTACAACTCAATGGCGTTGTACAATCACGAGTTGGCCTGTCAGATCTAACTTCTACATATGTTCCAAGCCATATTACTAGCGGACTGTGTGAAAAATGTGACCTTCGCCGCGTGTTCGTTACAGCTGAATTAAGCAAACTTCAGGAACCAGGAAACATCACAGTTAAAGAAGACGCTGCTAACTGTTGTGATCAATCGTAGATATATAGAGCACGCTGCTATAAACTGTTGACCAATCAAGACCTAATGTTTAGTAAGTGTTTGTATAGACCGGCTGTTTCAAAGTTTCATGTTCTACACATTTTATAGGCATGTCCTAGTTATATAAATGATGCAAGTTTAATACGTAAGTTAGCCCGCAATACTTATAGACGTCATGCAGTCGACTCCTGTCTCCAATCCAATTCTCGCGTGCTTTATAAAATGGAAACCAGCTGTAATTCGGGTTCGTAAAGTGACCCATCTTTAACCCATCCATCTCTATTTTACCATGCATTCCAATCTTCCAATCTTTTAATCTGTATGCAACGTTAATTGTCTGGATCGGTGTCTTGCGCAGTAGTACACATGCAGAGTATAGGTCTGGACCACCGTTTTCTGTGTGACAGAAAGTCTGGCATTGCAATCGCGAGCTCACCATTTCAATCCTGCGAGGCAGCCGTTTGGTAATCCTTGTGTGACATCCCATCGTCTCGGGCGCGCACCCCTCACACCCTCCACTCCGCATCCGAGAGTTGGGATAtccagatatatatatatatatatatatatatatatatatatatatatatacatatatatatatacacacatatatatatacatatatatatatatatacatatatatattatttatatagaTAAAAGATGGCATCGGCAACAACTGTTTGAAAGAtacattttttaattaattaaagtattgACATACACGTAGACTAGTCAAATTGTGTCTGTAATTTGGCAATGAGGGTTcctcaaacaacaaatacaagaaAACTCTGGCTAAATCCAGCTAACTAGTGTCCAGCTGCTGTCACCTCCACGTCTTAGCAAAATAGGCCCCTATATCATCACGCAATTCGACAAACCTAATCTATTctctaaaaataattattaatatctaACAACATGCACTTTGAGCAAATGGTATTAATCCATAAGAATCATATATATACTACAGGTATAAACACACAACTCATCAATGGCTCTGTGGTGATCGTAAAGCGAGAGAGACAGCCATTACACTCCCGTGAGTCGACCCTATAGCTACGAGCCTGTCGTGACTTCAAATAAAACATATGGAAAATATTATAACAAGCATGCCACTTACGTAAAACTTGCCATACTGCAAATTACAAACCATATACTTTAATGACGTTTCACTCAAAGCCATTACGTTCAAGATACATGTTGCAATCCCATCTAATCTAATGATATTATAACTATCATAGCATGTGTCAATAAATGTTTTACGCAGCTTCAACATTTAAAACTCGTTGACTTCGTGGCCCATGCAGGTCAGCCCAATGAAAGCAAAGACGTTAGCAATTGCCAGCCCGTGCATTTTTAAAATGTCACTTTGTGGTCACTCATGTCCAGAAAATGATTTCTTCTGAACGGTAATCACGCCATTTACAGTACCGTATGCGTACACATTCATGGCACTGTCGGCTGTCAGCATCTCAGGGTTAAAATCGAATGACACCGCCATCGTGTTTCCTTCCCCAGTCTTGGCAGACAACCTGAATACCTTCCATACGTCGTCCTTAGAGCAGAGAAAGGCAAACTGACCATCTGGAAACGGAATCGGATGGCGAGGTGCCCACGGCTGAGAAGCACTGGTACAGTGGACGCCATCACCAAACGCCTCAGAAGCCGATTTCTGCCACATCACCTTGCCACTCGTCGTGTCGATTGCTTCCCAGTTATTACTATTCCCGACCAGTAAAGTAGTCTCGTCGTCCGAAATAGTTAGAAAGTTGGAAGTGCCAGACGCCGACCATAAAGATCTTCCGGTTCTATCCCACGCTCGAATGTGGTTTTGTGATTGGCAGAGAGCAAAAATTCTACCCTGACTGTCGGAAGCCATCACCCATGGCTTAGTCAAGCATCCGGATATAAACAAGTCCTCCTTACTTGATGACTTCAGTGGGAGACTAAACCTAAAAATACCCGTATCGTGATTAAAGAATCCATTGTTGTAGATCGTCCGCCCATCTGCACCACATATAATAGTCGACAACGCCGACGTAGAAATCTGCGTGTTTGTCTCAAGCATGTGACCGTTCACGTTAGCAGCAGCATCAGCACTGATATCGGCCCAAATAAGCTGAGGCGGCTCGGTTTGAGACACGGCGAGCAGTTGGGGTTCGACGTCATTGGGACTGTAACTGTTGGCAACACTCGAACTATTCTTGTCCAATACAAGAATCCGTGATCCGCCGTGTGAGTACCCCGCTACAACGGGATATCCGTCTGGTGTATACCTCAACACTGAGTTGAAGCAAGCTGCATAGTCAGACAGATTGTATTCTCGTACAGTCTTTCCTGTGTTTCCGTCGATTTCCCACACCATGGCTGGAGACCATCGCTTTAGAGACCCTCCAGACGGCCAATCGGGACTACCGTTGTATTTGTCTGGACCGAGCAGAGGGAGATGAATGTGACCGTCGCTGGCGCGTTGGTTGACTCCGCCCGCAAGGTTGGGACCCTCGTTGAACGGTACCTCCCAATAGGGAATATGAAAGTCTCCGTACGGCAAGCGAGCTGTCCATTCGTCGGAATTTGGTCGAGCGAGCGAGCGGGTTGAGCCGTGAGCACACAAGAACCAATCTGTTTCTTTCTCGTTCTGAGCGAAAACGAGTGAAGCCATCAGACACAGCAGACCTGAAACAGCAGCAATTGTTCCACCACGTCAATGATTTGTAATACAAATCACTCGAGCTATTTGTTCAAGTTAACTTACCAACTTGTACAAACCAAGCCATTTCAAGCGCTAACGGTCGAGACCTACTGTACTTGATTGAGTAGATTACAAGTTTAGGTAACACGAGATGTCTTAAGGACCCGTATATCTACGTCATTTGCTCACAACAGAGACCAAGTATGTTTTAATGCACGACGTTCTATACCTGTTCCCTTTTCCTACTTCATTTTGCAACCAAGTAGACGGACGTAGGGACCCATTGACTACCAATTGTCTATAAAGATCGAGATGTTCGCGTGATGTGCAACATCATGAttacgtgcatgcatgccttcACTCCCCCGCTGCTACATCACATGATACAGACTCACGGTACCTGCCTGCATGTGACAACTGCATCTGTTGTTCGCAACGCACCGATAGCATGTCACTCGAGATGTTCCTGATCTTGCTGCTAGGTGAGTCTATAATGTGCACTTCCATAGCGGTTCGTGATTACCAATACTGTAGTGATTAAATACGCACACCGTTGTCATCGCCTAGTACTTCAATATATTACGAAAATTTCTTTAATTTTGTAGCTGCCTCTCTCACCCTTCTGATTCCGACCGTAAATGGTCAAGAGGAAGCGGCAGCGGAACCAACACCACAAACCGACTGGCAACTCTGCGCTCATGGATCCAGTAGATCTCGTGCTCACACCAATAGTATGGAGTGGACGGCTCGAACACCGACAAGTGGCTTCCACATCCCATACTGGCAGGTACCGTTCGGCGAAGGACCCGAATTGGCCGGTGGCGTCAACCAAAGAGTCAGAGACGGCCACATCCATGTTCCACTCCTTGGAGACGTCCAGTACAATGGTAACCCAGATGAGCCAGCTGGTGGCTCACTGAAGCGCTGGTCACCGGCTCTAGTGTGGGAGATCGACGGTACAACGGGCAAGACAGTCCGTCTCTATAACCTGTCAGAATACGCAGACTGCTTCAATTCGGTTCTCCGCTACACAGACGACGGATACCCAGTAGTGGCCGGATATTCCCATCACGGCTATACCATTCTCGTTCTCGACAAGGTCAGCACCGGTGTTACTCGTTACAGCGCCGGTTCCGTCGAGCCTCAGCTGCTGCAGATCTCTACGACCGATCCCCCGCAGATCTTGTGGGGAGACATCGATGCGGACGCTGCCGTCGACTTAAACGGACACGAAGTCCAGCCGAACACTATGGTGAAAACGACAGCAATATCCGCCATCATTTGCGGCGCCGACGGACACAGCATCTATAACGATGGCTTCTTCAATCACGACACAGGAATCTATAGATTCGAGTTGCCTCTCACGTCCAACAGTAAAGCGTCTCTCTTTATTTCCGGCTGCTATACCAAACCGTGGATAGTTGCGTCTGACACTCAAAGGCGAATATTCGCTCAATGCCAAACTTCGAAAGAGATTCGAGCGTGGGACAGAAACGGTCACCAGCTCTGGTCGGTATCCATGATTTTCCCTTGGCTCTCCCTTTCCGACGACGAGAGAGTGGTTCTCGTCGGTGACAGTAACAATTGGGTAGGGCTCGACAGCAACACGGGCAAAGCGATGTGGCGGACTTCCGCCTCTGAGGCGTTCGGCAACAACGTATCTTGCAGTTACTCTGCCCAACCGTGGGCTCCACGTCATCCCATCCCATTCAACGACGGCAGTTTGGCCTTTCTCTGTTCTGAGAACAAAGTGGCAAAGATGATGGTGCTGTCTGTTGAGACCGGCAAGGCAATGTCCAGGACGGCAGAGTTCGACTTCGCGCCGGACATGATAACGGCAGACGCGTCATACAATGTGTACGCGTACGGCTCGGTGAACGATCTAGTCACAGTGCAAAAGAAGTCCCTTAGAATGTAGTTGCGGACCTATAACTTCCCGTATTTTCTAAAACGTATTTTTCGATGTTTTATGTCACGTGTTTGAGGAAGTAGATATTTTTATGTTCGCGTGTCTTACAATGTGTTATAGCGGTTGCAGAAAACATTATGACCAGATTAGAATTGGCTGAGGTGTCTTGACCGGTTGCGACTTTGATTTAGTGTACAAGTTGCTAGAGATCAAGAAAGCGCGCGGGCCCACAGCGTCTCACTTCCTTTGCGTGGCGTGCCGCTCAGCGTACCATGCAGTAAAGAACGCCCGGTTACATGCAGTTGACTACAACAAAACTTTGCCTCCCCGGTTGTGGTCAGATATCGATCCGCATAGCAAGCAATACACCATAATCAccatactatatatatatatatatatatatatatatatatatatataacactATAAACATTTTAGTTGTAATTGTTGTCTTATAAATTTCAATAATAGTAATATACATGTTTATGTAGCTAATGCGTCTTGTGACATGATTTCTACACAATAATTTCTTTATGAATTTTATGTTATCGTTCTACTCTGACGTATTGCGTATACACAGTAAAAATAACTTACTCCGTGTAACTGTTATCAATGCTCAATAAATACGGTAATCAGAAAGTCTTATCTACTAGTGTAGTCTCATGGTCGAAACTAGACAAGGACACTGTCACagtgacaaagacaaagacacacattAAATTCCTTAAGTGTATGAATGAACCCTTGTAAAAGTGAAACTTTGAATACAATGTAACTGTCATTGTGAGTAACTTTCCTGTGTATTCTTTGCACAAACATATCAGaacaaatattaataattagcAGGCCCATAGTACAAGCACGATTGTTCGTTGAAATACCAACTTTAGAGGTTGATTCTTACTTAATCAATTGTAATAGCAATTTCAAGTCTGTATGCAACTGCTGTTCCTAACATGCGTACCTCATGATGTCGTGTTGAGGTCCAACTTTTCCGACATCAGAATTTCTTCTGAAATATTGATATCCATACTGATGAAGACAATGTCTGGTCATGTCTACGAAAAGCAATTGTTAGTGATACCATATTTTTGTACCTTAAGTCCACAAGATCAA
This window encodes:
- the LOC134179865 gene encoding uncharacterized protein LOC134179865 is translated as MAWFVQVGLLCLMASLVFAQNEKETDWFLCAHGSTRSLARPNSDEWTARLPYGDFHIPYWEVPFNEGPNLAGGVNQRASDGHIHLPLLGPDKYNGSPDWPSGGSLKRWSPAMVWEIDGNTGKTVREYNLSDYAACFNSVLRYTPDGYPVVAGYSHGGSRILVLDKNSSSVANSYSPNDVEPQLLAVSQTEPPQLIWADISADAAANVNGHMLETNTQISTSALSTIICGADGRTIYNNGFFNHDTGIFRFSLPLKSSSKEDLFISGCLTKPWVMASDSQGRIFALCQSQNHIRAWDRTGRSLWSASGTSNFLTISDDETTLLVGNSNNWEAIDTTSGKVMWQKSASEAFGDGVHCTSASQPWAPRHPIPFPDGQFAFLCSKDDVWKVFRLSAKTGEGNTMAVSFDFNPEMLTADSAMNVYAYGTVNGVITVQKKSFSGHE
- the LOC134179958 gene encoding uncharacterized protein LOC134179958, producing the protein MSLEMFLILLLAASLTLLIPTVNGQEEAAAEPTPQTDWQLCAHGSSRSRAHTNSMEWTARTPTSGFHIPYWQVPFGEGPELAGGVNQRVRDGHIHVPLLGDVQYNGNPDEPAGGSLKRWSPALVWEIDGTTGKTVRLYNLSEYADCFNSVLRYTDDGYPVVAGYSHHGYTILVLDKVSTGVTRYSAGSVEPQLLQISTTDPPQILWGDIDADAAVDLNGHEVQPNTMVKTTAISAIICGADGHSIYNDGFFNHDTGIYRFELPLTSNSKASLFISGCYTKPWIVASDTQRRIFAQCQTSKEIRAWDRNGHQLWSVSMIFPWLSLSDDERVVLVGDSNNWVGLDSNTGKAMWRTSASEAFGNNVSCSYSAQPWAPRHPIPFNDGSLAFLCSENKVAKMMVLSVETGKAMSRTAEFDFAPDMITADASYNVYAYGSVNDLVTVQKKSLRM